ATCATCAGACCCTTTCCCATCCCTTTTCCGTCCACTCCCCAGATCCTTCCGATCTCCTCGGGTTTGATTCTGTATCTGGGGACATATGCTCCATAACTCACAATTCCTACATCCATCAGTTCTCAACCTCTTTGAGCGCTGTAAGTCTCTCTACTAAAGCGGGTACCTCCAGGTCCGTAGTGACCAGGGGGATCTTCTCCAAACGGGCCAGTTTGACCGCTAACGGGTCAACGGCATCTGGTTTAAGGTAAACGACCACCGCAGGAGTGAGCGGGTGGGCGCGGATAGCTATCATCGGTGAACGGCCGAAATGGACATTCGTGAATATCAGTGCCCTTTCGATGTTCCATCCGTACATCTTCATATAATCTTCAGAACCCAAACTGAGAATGGCCTTCACCGAGTCCACTATTGTGTATCCGTAGACTACCTTGGAAGGGACCTGATCCATATTCAGATCCTTGCCTCCGATGCTGGAGATGAAGGTCTTCATATCTACTCCGACCGGGAACTCATCGGATGCGAGGATGCAGTCCAGCTTGTATTCGGGTATGTACTTCGAAACAACCGGAGACCCTCTCTCCTCATCCAATTTGATGAACGATTCCACCATCTTCTTGATGACTGCGACACCGGGGGATTTCCTCCTTCCGGATTCATAGTCGCTCACAACGGAGTGAGAGATACCCATACTGTCCGC
This is a stretch of genomic DNA from Thermoplasmata archaeon. It encodes these proteins:
- a CDS encoding helix-turn-helix domain-containing protein, with the protein product MVEEFKQKIAGEITLSPDPGKTIRKWREEFGLSQHQLADSMGISHSVVSDYESGRRKSPGVAVIKKMVESFIKLDEERGSPVVSKYIPEYKLDCILASDEFPVGVDMKTFISSIGGKDLNMDQVPSKVVYGYTIVDSVKAILSLGSEDYMKMYGWNIERALIFTNVHFGRSPMIAIRAHPLTPAVVVYLKPDAVDPLAVKLARLEKIPLVTTDLEVPALVERLTALKEVEN